In Natronococcus sp. AD-5, the genomic window GACTTTCGCTACCAGTTCCTGCGCGACGACGTCCCCCTTCCCGACGCCGGCATCGTCACCCACATCCACTTCGACCACCTCGACGGGCTCGGGAACGCCTTCCGCGTGTTCGACTCGCTGGACGTCTACGCGGCCGACGAGACCGATCCCGAGACCGGCAAGAGCGTCGCGGAGACGGTCGCCGACGACTACCACTACCTCAGCACGATCTCGGTCCGGCCGACGACCCCGCTCGAGACGGTCCGCATCTGTGGCCTCGACGTGACGCTCGTCCCGGTCGACCACCCGCCGCTCGTCTGTTACGGCGTCGCCCTCAAGGATCCCGAGACGGGCGCGAAGCTGTCGATCACGGGCGATACGAGCTACGCCGTTCCCGGGCGGTCCCGCGAGGTACTGGCCGATCCCGACCTCCTGCTGGCCGACGCCATCGTCCCGGCGCACCTCTGCTCGTCCCATCCGATCGGCGGCCGACACGAGGGTCCCGACGGCGTCCCGCGCACGTTCGGAACAAAACACATGACTCGCGAGGGAGCGCTCGCGCTGGCCGAGGAACTGGACGCGAACCGAACGCGGATCGTCCACGTCGCACACTTCTATCCCGCGGACGAGGCGTTCGAGGAACCGCTGGCGATCGACGGCGAGGAGTACGTCATCTGACGCCGGTCCGTGGCGACGAATAGGTTTATTCCGGTCGCCCCCAAAACCAGGAACATATTGCCGCCACCGGGCCCCACCGAACGATCCGACGTCGGATCGCGACTGCAACTCGACATCTGGCACCCCGACTGCTGGACGCTCGAGGTCACGGCGGGGGGCCCCGGCGGGCTGCTCGGCCACGGCGTCCACCGGATCGACGACGCGGCGACCGGCCGGTTCACGGCGTACGCCCGGTCGACCGGGGAACTCGAGGAACTCGTCGACGCGATCGACGCGTCGTCGCTGGTCGATTCCGTCTGGACAGTCGAGCAGAACCACGCGACGGAGGGGGTGACGACCGGGACAGAGAACGCGACGACCGGCCTCATCGTCCGGTACGATCTCGCCAACAGCATCAACGACGCGCTCGTCTCGCGCGGGTTCATCCCCGACGAACCCGTCCGCATCACCGGCGGGCGCGAGTACTGGACCGTCGTAACGCACGAAGACCGGACGGCCGTCGCGGAGAAACTGGACGAAGTCCGCGAGGAGCACTCGGCGAGCGTCGTCGTCGAGTCGATGACGGCGCTTCGGGACGACGTCGCGGACGGGATGTTCCGAACCGACCGGCTCTCGGAGCGCCAGCGGGAAGTGTTCGAACTCGCGCGGCGCAGACACTACTACCGCTGGCCGCGCGAGGTCTCGGCCGCCGAACTCGCCGCGGAACTCGACATCGCCGAGTCGACGTTCCTCGAGCACCTCCGGAAAGCGGAGGAGAAACTCCTCGATCGCTCGGAGTAACTAGCCGCGTTCCCGCGGCGGATTCGATTCCTCGAACCCGGCGTATCTAGGGAGAGGACATAATCCGGCCGTTGCGCTATGTGTTCACATGACAGTGGACGACTCGAAGACCGGGCGGAGTCTCTCGCGCGACGTCGGTCCGTTCGCCGCGATCGCGACCGTCGTCGCCGGGACGCTCGGCGCCGGGCTGTTCGTGACGATCGGGACGGCGAGTTCGACTACCGGACCCAGCGTAATCTTCATCATCGCCCTCTCGGGACTGATCGCGATGGCAATCGCGATCAACTACAGCTGGCTCGCGACGATCTTCCCCGCGGCGGGGTCGACGTACTCGTACGTCTCGCGGGCGTTCCGGAACCGTCTCGGCGGGTTCGTCGCGACGTGGTCGCTCTGGCTCGGCTACATGGCCGCCGTCGCCGTGCTGGCCATCGGATTCGGGAGCTACCTGCAGGTGTTCTATCCCGGCGTCGATCCGCGGTTCGCCGGCGCCGGGCTGATCGCGGTCCTGTTTCTGGTCAACATGCTCGGGATCCGTCGGTACGGGGTCTCGCAGAACGTCATCTTCATCCTCCTGCTCGTCTCGATCCTGGTGCTCGTGGTGCCGGGCTCGTTCACCGTCGAGGCCGGGAACTACACGCCGTTTTTCACGGGCGGATTCGAGGGCGCGCTCGCGGCCGCGGTGCCGCTGTTTTACGCCTACATCGGGATCGCCGTCGCGGGCGAGATCGGCGCGGAGGTGAAAAACCCCTCCCGCAACCTGCCGCTGGCGATGGTCGGCGGGACGCTGATTCTCGTCGCCCTGTACATGTGGACCGCCGCCGTCATCTACGGCGTCGTCGGCGACTACGCGGTCCTCGCGAACTCCGAGCGACCGCTGTCGACCGCCGCCGAGACGTTCCTGCCGCTGAACGCGACCGCCGTCGTCGGCTTCGGCGGCCTCCTGGCGACCGCCTCGAGCGTCCACGCCGTGATGGCCGCGGGTATCAAGCTCCCGTACTGCTGGGGATGGGACGAAGTGTTCCCGGCGCGGTTTTCGGCGGTCAACGAGCGCTGGCGGACGCCGCACTGGTCGCTGTTCACCCTCTTTCTGGTCTCGACCGGACTCACCTTCTGGACCAGCGGGCTCGATCAGGTGATCGCGATCGCGACGTTCAGCTACCTGATCGCCTACGGTGCGACGTCGCTGACCGCGATGTACGTCCACCTCAGAAAACCGACGCTGCGGTCGAAAGCGGCGTTCGACCCGGGTAACTGGATCTTCGTCCCGGGCGCGGTCGGACTCGGCGGCTGTCTCGTCTTGCTCTCCCAGGCCTACGAAGGGGCGCTCACGGTCTTCGGACCGTGGCTCGCCGTCGGCCTCGTCGTCTTCGGCGTCTACTGGTACCTCGGCGAGCGGTCCGGCACCGACGTCGGCTCGATCCTCGATACGCTCCCCGGCGTCCCCACCGACGAGTACGACCCGAACATCCGCGGCGGTCACGAATCCGCGGACGAGTCGACCATCCCCGACGGCCACGAGCCGGCCGACGATTGATCATCGATGACGGCACCACCGGACCTCATCGACCCCGAGGAGACGATCGATCTGCTCCAGGAACTAGTCCGAATCGAGAGCCCCTACTTCGAGGAGGACGAAATCGTCGCGTTCGTCGCCGAGTGGCTCGCGGACAACGGACTCGAGCCCGAGTTCCACCCGGTGTCGGAACCGGAACTCACCGGCTACGAGGGGTCCAACGTCGTGGCGCGTCTCGAGGGGTCGGACCCGAATGCGCCGACGCTGCTGTTGAACGCCCACGTCGACACGGTCCGGCTGGTCGACGGCTGGGAGGAGGATCCGCTGTCGGGACGACTCGACGACGGCAAGTGCTACGGGCAGGGCGCCTGCGACATGAAAGGCGGGCTCGCGGCGGCGATGGTCGCGTTTCGGGCGCTTTCCGACGCCGACTTACGCGGCGACGCGATCTTCACCGCGGTCGTCGACGAGGAAGGCCCCTACGGGCTCGGAACGAATCAGTTGCTCCGGGACGGAATTACCGACGAGTGCGACGCCGCGATCGTCACCGAACCCGGCCCCGTCCTCGCCCGGTCCGACCTCGAAAATCCGGCGCTCCTGCTCGGCGCCCGCGGGCGGTTCCTCTACGACATCACCGTTCGCGGCCACGCAGCACACGGTTCGCAGCCGCGGAAGGGGACCAACGCGGTCGTCGACGCCGGCAAACTGGCCGCGGCGCTGGCGGAGCTGGACGTCGGCACCCACCCGAAGCTGGGCGCGGGATCGGTCTGCCCGCTGTCGATCGAGGGCGGGGGCGAGACGCTCTCGGTCCCCGAGGAGTGCCGGCTGCTCGTCGACAGGCACGTCGTTATCGGCGAAGAACCCGAAGACGTCCTCGAAGACGCCAGGCGGATCGCCGACGGTCTCGACCTCGACTCGGAGGTCGAGATCGGATTCCGCGACGCGCCGGCGTCGGACGTCTACTACGGACCGTATCTCACCGACGAGGACCGGCCGCTCGTTCGCTCGCTCGAGAGCGGAACCGAGTCGGTCACCGGCGCGACCCCCGCGATCGGATACTTCTCGAGCGTCGGGGACTTCAACTACCTCGGTCACCGTGCGGGCCTTCCGACGGTAATCGTCGGCCCGGACGGGGAGAACATCCACGGGGCCGGGGAGTTCGTCTACACCGACGAGGTCGTCGACGTGGCTCGGATCCTCGTCGCCGCCGCGACGGAATTTCTGGGGTGAGCCGCGGCGGGCGAACCCCCGCGGTGCTCACGGGGCGGACGCTCGAAGCCGCCGCCGAAGAGCAGGTCGAGGAAGTCCTGCATCGCGAGGCGAGCGTCCCTCCGAGTCGGTTCGTGATCGTATAAGAGCGGCGGCGTTTTGACTGCACGGGCGACCCCCCGGAGTCGAAATCCGCGCTCGGTCCTCGAGCGCCCACGTGCACTCAAGGGCATCGCGCTCGACGTTCGACGCATGGAGTGGACCAGACGACGGGCCATCTACGCGACCGCGGCGGCGTGCACCCTCGCGGGCTGTCTCGGTGACGACGGGGACGACGAATCGGAACTCGAGGAACCCGACACCGATATCGACTCGCTCCGCGAGGAGTACGACGTCGCGGACCGAACCGGCGACGACCCCGTCGAGATCGCCGTCGATCCCGACGGTGCGAGGTTCGATCCCGACGGCCTCGAGATCGACGCGTCGACGACGCTTCGCTGGGCCTGGGAGGGCTCGAGCGAAGACCTCTATCCGATCGCCATTCCGGACGAGTGCACGTGGGAGGGGACGGACGGCGAACGGACCGCCGGGGACGAGTACGACCGCGTTTTCTGGGCCGAAGGCGGGTACGTCTACGGCAGCCGCGACGGGGACGGCGAGGAGTTCACCGGCGCGCTGTTCGTCCACGACGACGGCGAAGACGAGTAGCGACGCTCAGCCGAACTGATCCAGTCCCGACTGCCGGCGCCGCTTTCCGTCCGGGTCGGCGACCCAGGGCGTCCGGCGGTCGCGCTCGGCGGCGAGGTCGACGTCGGGCGCGGACGACGTCTCGTACCCCGGGCAAGCGGCGTCGCAGTCGGCGCCGGCGTCGACGACGCGCCCCGCCCACTCGCAGTACGGAAGCGTCGCGCCGCTCGAGTCGGCGGCCCGACAGGCCGCACAGTCGGGGAACGCGTACGTTCGCCAGCCCTTGCCGTAGGCTCGCTCCGCGATCCGGTGGCGCGCCTGCGCCTTCTCCGCGGGCGAGACGACGGCGACGTCGGTTCGGCCGGGGTGGGTCTCGAGCGGTTCGATCCCCGGTTCGTCGACCGCC contains:
- a CDS encoding helix-turn-helix domain-containing protein, with the translated sequence MPPPGPTERSDVGSRLQLDIWHPDCWTLEVTAGGPGGLLGHGVHRIDDAATGRFTAYARSTGELEELVDAIDASSLVDSVWTVEQNHATEGVTTGTENATTGLIVRYDLANSINDALVSRGFIPDEPVRITGGREYWTVVTHEDRTAVAEKLDEVREEHSASVVVESMTALRDDVADGMFRTDRLSERQREVFELARRRHYYRWPREVSAAELAAELDIAESTFLEHLRKAEEKLLDRSE
- a CDS encoding cupredoxin domain-containing protein, which codes for MEWTRRRAIYATAAACTLAGCLGDDGDDESELEEPDTDIDSLREEYDVADRTGDDPVEIAVDPDGARFDPDGLEIDASTTLRWAWEGSSEDLYPIAIPDECTWEGTDGERTAGDEYDRVFWAEGGYVYGSRDGDGEEFTGALFVHDDGEDE
- a CDS encoding MBL fold metallo-hydrolase: MRVTLLGTGDTTGTPTVGCDCETCRLARERDVERTRFSVHVENERTGASLLIDFSPDFRYQFLRDDVPLPDAGIVTHIHFDHLDGLGNAFRVFDSLDVYAADETDPETGKSVAETVADDYHYLSTISVRPTTPLETVRICGLDVTLVPVDHPPLVCYGVALKDPETGAKLSITGDTSYAVPGRSREVLADPDLLLADAIVPAHLCSSHPIGGRHEGPDGVPRTFGTKHMTREGALALAEELDANRTRIVHVAHFYPADEAFEEPLAIDGEEYVI
- a CDS encoding M20 family metallopeptidase produces the protein MTAPPDLIDPEETIDLLQELVRIESPYFEEDEIVAFVAEWLADNGLEPEFHPVSEPELTGYEGSNVVARLEGSDPNAPTLLLNAHVDTVRLVDGWEEDPLSGRLDDGKCYGQGACDMKGGLAAAMVAFRALSDADLRGDAIFTAVVDEEGPYGLGTNQLLRDGITDECDAAIVTEPGPVLARSDLENPALLLGARGRFLYDITVRGHAAHGSQPRKGTNAVVDAGKLAAALAELDVGTHPKLGAGSVCPLSIEGGGETLSVPEECRLLVDRHVVIGEEPEDVLEDARRIADGLDLDSEVEIGFRDAPASDVYYGPYLTDEDRPLVRSLESGTESVTGATPAIGYFSSVGDFNYLGHRAGLPTVIVGPDGENIHGAGEFVYTDEVVDVARILVAAATEFLG
- a CDS encoding APC family permease translates to MTVDDSKTGRSLSRDVGPFAAIATVVAGTLGAGLFVTIGTASSTTGPSVIFIIALSGLIAMAIAINYSWLATIFPAAGSTYSYVSRAFRNRLGGFVATWSLWLGYMAAVAVLAIGFGSYLQVFYPGVDPRFAGAGLIAVLFLVNMLGIRRYGVSQNVIFILLLVSILVLVVPGSFTVEAGNYTPFFTGGFEGALAAAVPLFYAYIGIAVAGEIGAEVKNPSRNLPLAMVGGTLILVALYMWTAAVIYGVVGDYAVLANSERPLSTAAETFLPLNATAVVGFGGLLATASSVHAVMAAGIKLPYCWGWDEVFPARFSAVNERWRTPHWSLFTLFLVSTGLTFWTSGLDQVIAIATFSYLIAYGATSLTAMYVHLRKPTLRSKAAFDPGNWIFVPGAVGLGGCLVLLSQAYEGALTVFGPWLAVGLVVFGVYWYLGERSGTDVGSILDTLPGVPTDEYDPNIRGGHESADESTIPDGHEPADD